The Punica granatum isolate Tunisia-2019 chromosome 4, ASM765513v2, whole genome shotgun sequence sequence TGTAGTCAGTAGAAAGCTCGCGAGCACGAACTGCCTCATAGATTCAAGGAAGCACGAGAAAGCCAGCAGGAAACAGGTGAGGAGGCAGAGAAGCTTGATCTCTGTGGCCGAGGTGCTCATGTTTCCGTAGATCCAGATCCCCCGAAATGGGTTTCCGGAAGAGTTTGACAGCCATGCTCCGAGCAGAGAGCAGAGGGTTAGGCAGACTGAGGACAGGAAAGTTGCTGCCGTGATATTAGATGCGATGACCGTTGATCCAGTCGCTCTTTGGCTAAGTTGTAACTGCCAAGACATTTGTTGTTTACCCATTTTCTTGGACAATCATGATTATTCACGACTTAAGTACAACAAAACTACAAATGAAGACCAGATATACGGTCGACAACCGACCATGACAAACAATCAAACATTTACGGGCCAGTTGTAGCTAGATGACTCTTCAGAAGAGCCATTGATTCGATGCATATGCATTGATCAACTGGAGATCGTAAAGAGAGGATTGTCGATTACCTGCAAGATGCTCTCAACCCAAGCTTTCTTACCCTCATTCTCCATGCCCAGGACTGTCGTTTTAGGGAAACGGTGGTATTTGTAGAGACAGTAGAGCTGATAGGCAAACATGACGATGAGCCCTACCGGGGACAAGACAAGATCGAGGTTGTCCTTGGAGAAACccattgattgattgattgattctcTTCACTCTGGCTTTCTAGCTAGAAAGTATTGAACAGCTTTTTCCGGGTTCTAGTAGGGACTAACCGCATATTAGTACATGTTGCTCGTTGACGACGTGATTCCCCCATTAATTTAGTTATTTTACCAGTTAATGAGTGATGGGTTTTGGATTTAATGATTGTCTGAGCTATAGTGGATCACAGATTGGCAGTTGAGCACCACATAAAGTTGTATTAAGTGCTAACTTAGCTAATTAGAAGGATAAAGAAGTGCAACTAGCAGTGAATTAATGAAAGTTCAGTCCGAGGAATGATTCGAGTATACTCATGTAATGCGACTTTAATTGGAtctacttttcctttttccgtggatttttttattcagCTATCGCGTAATCATAGTGAGGGATGGAGAAAAAGGAGCATCGGAAATAATTGAACAGGGAATCTCTTGGGTCAAGGTTGAGAGTGAGTGTTACGGCACTAAACCGTCTTCTCTGTTTTCAGTGAAATGCTACTGTGTTTGATTGGACAGTGTTGAAGGTACCATCAAGTCCCAGGAGTTATTGACAAATTGTGTCTGCACATTTACTTTCAATGCAATAAATCGGAACTTGCTGAAAACTAGCCAGGGCGAAGCGTACAGAGCAGGGATTCGTCTCGGGCACCAAACTAAGAACATCTCGAGAAAGGAGGTGTATTGCAATGGCTAACACCCTCACTTGGATAACCTAGAGGTTCCaggttcgattctcatcagtgggacTACTCGTGCTCGtttatttagatttcttttcaatttcctTGTACTAGGTCGTGAGCCTcctattgtaaccgaaaaaaaaaaaagctaagaACACCTTATGGTCTAACTAAAGAAAGGAGGAATCTAACGTAAGATAGATATTAATCAATGAACAATTTTTACAATGTGTTTTATTCATAAGTGTACATAATCTGGTATGAAACATCAGACTAGAAAGAATGTCATGGAActcgaaatatatatatacatatatatatatatatatattctatgcCAAAGAACTGTAAAGAACGAGATTGTCTAGAGCGTGATTGAGCAGAAGATGCTTATTGCATTCACTCATTATTCTGGTATGTATACAGTAGAGTCCAAAGCAAAATAGGAAAGCATCATCAATGGCTAAACTAGTCTATGCTAAGTATGGAATATACAAATATGTACATAAAATACAacggaaaataaatattttcataatactccccctcaagttggagaatgAGAATTCCGAATTCCCAACTTGCTGAGGAGAAAACGGAACTGATCCTGCCCAAGTGCCTTGGTAAAAAGATCTGCCAGCTGAAAGCGTGTAGACACGTGGGAGGTTTCTACAGTCCCAGAGCGCAAATGTTGCCTAACGAAGTGGCAATCTATTTCAATATGTTTGGTGCGCTCATGAAAAACCGGATTAGATGCGATGTGAATAGCCGCTTGATTGTCACAGAAAAGACGCATTGGACCCGCATGATAAACACCAAGAGAGCTGAAAAGAGGGCGAAGCCATAAGAGTTCGCTAACAGTTGCTGCCATGGCCCGATATTCGGCTTTAGCGGATGACTTGGAGACAGTTGTTTGCTTTTTGGTCTTCCAGGAGATGGGACTGCCGCCCAAGGTGATGAAAAAGCCAGTCAAAGATCGTCGAGTCATAGGGCAGCTAGCCCAATCAGCATCGCAGTAAGCCATTAAAGACAATGAGGTTGGCTGGAGAAAAATCCCTTGTCCTGGAGATTGTTTGAGATAGCGGAGCACACGCAGAGCAGCATCCCAATGTCCTTAACGAGGATCTTGTAAGAACTGGAATAGGATATGAACAGAATAGCTGAGCTCCGGCCTAGTGATGGTGAGGTACAAGAGGCGACCTATGAGACGACGATATTGTCCTGGATCTGGAATGGGATCACCACTGTCGGTGGATAAGTGGTGCTATTGCTCCATAGGAAAATAAGTAGGTCGAGAATCGAGCATACCGGCCTCAGTAAGGATATCCAGTGTGTACTTCCGCTGGTTGAGAAAGAGACCAGAACTGCTGCGAATAATTTTTATCCCCAAGAAATAAGATAAAGGACCCAGATCCTTAATGCGAAAGCACCGGTTGAGATATCCCTTAAAATGAGCACATGAGGTGGAGTCATTAGTGACGAGAATCATGACGTCCACATAGACAAGAACAGCAAGAAAAACGCTATCGTGAGAGAAAGTAAATAGAGAATGATCAGCTTGGGACTGTTGAAAACCTTATTTAATTAGAGCTACGGCGAACTTGGAATACCAGTTGCGAGATGCTTGACGGAGACCATATAGAGACTTCCGCAAGCGACATACCGGATGAGGAATAGTAGAGCGAAAACCAGGAGGAAGAGACATATAAACCTCCTCATCCAAGTCCCCATGGAGAAAGGCATTATTGACATCAAGCTGATGTAGCTCCCATTGTTTAGCAATAGCAACGGTCAATAAACAACGTACCGTGACTAATTTTGCTACCGGTGCAAAGGTTTTGTGAAAATTGACGCCTTCAACCTGAGTGAAACCCTTGGCCACGATCTGAGCTTTGTAGCGTTCCACAGTGCCATCTGCCCATCTTTTAATCTTGAACACCCATTTGCATCTAATGGGTTTCTTCTCGGGAGGAAGAGATTGAATAGTCCAAGTGCCATTATCCTCAAGAGCACGGATTTCTCCTGACATCGCGAGACGCCATTGGGAATCTTTGGCGGCCTAAGTGTAAGTCTTGGGTTCTGTATCGGAATCAATTGCAGTAAGAAAGGATAATTGAGTGGCAACAAGATCAGAGTAGTCAAGATAATGCTCTGGGGGATAAGATGAACCTGGAGAATGCGATGGAGTGAGTGAAATgatgtgggggggggggggttgtcGGAGCAATGGGCAGTACGAGAGACAAAATCTTTAAGCCAAGCCGGTGTACGAATATTACGGGGAGCCTTGGAATGTGCTATACTATCAGATGGaatagaagaagaagcagtCGGGTCGGTAGAAATAAGTGAAGGAATCGGGTCGGGCGCAACTGAGATGGGCGGACCGGAGGGAGCAGTTCGGTCTGATGGATGCAGCGTGCTAGGCTCAACGAAAGGAAGCCCAGAATTAGAAGTGGGCTGCGCTGAAGGAAGCCCAGAAACGGAAGTGGGCTGCGCTGGAGGAAGCCCAGAAACGGAAGTGGGCTGCGCTGGAGGAAGCTCAGAATTGGGCCGAGCGAGAGTAGATAGGGCCCCAGAAGCGGAAGTAGGCTGAGCGGAAACGGGCTAAGCCGGAGATGTCACTACGGGGCCGGAAGTGACCGAATTGGGCTGAGTTGAGTTGGGCAAAGCGAAATGGGTGGGCATGGGCTCAAGCGGACTAATGAACACTTGTGGGCCAGGCAACTCCCCTTGAAAATTTGGGCCTGAAGTAtccaaaaaattgaaacctGTAGTAGGCGTATGCGATGATGGCCCATTGCTGAACGGAAAATTATCTTCACAAACTCAGACATCTCTAGCAACAAAAACCTCTTGAGTCTCCAAGTCATAAACCTTCCATCCTTTCTTTCCAAATGGATACCCGATGAAAAGGCACTTTCTTGATCGTTGCCCAAATTTATCCTTAAGACGAGGACTACTATGTGCATAGCAGAGGCATCCAAAAACTCGAATATGGTGATAATCAGGCTTTTGACGGAAAAGAAGTTCAAATGGAGTCTTGCCTGAAAGAATTCTTGAAGGTGTAAGGTTGATGAGATGTGCCGCAGCCGAAATACATTCTCCTCAAAAATCAAGTGGAAGTGAGGCTTGGAACATTAAGGCTCGGGCCACATTGAGAATATGGCGATGCTTGCGCTCAACCCGCCCGTTTTGCTGAGGCGTGTCAATACACAAAGTCTGATGAATGATGCCATTATCTGAAAAATAATCCTGAACCGCTCAACTCATGAATTCCGATCCATTGTCACTTCTTATTGTTTTCACCGTTCGGTCAAATTGGTTCCTAATCAACTTGCAAAAGCTAATCAGAAAACGTTGGGCTTCCGATTTTTCTCTGAGAAGATAGACCCATACACCCCGACTATAATCATCCACAATTGACAGGAAAAACCGTCTGATTGGGCCTCCATTCGCCTCGGGTCGTTTGGGCAAACCGCTGCTGAAATGGGTCGCTCGAATGAAATCCTCCCGAGCCGACCGAATGGAAACCTCCCGAACTGACCGGGTTGGAATACCTGGAACTGTCCCCCGGGTTAGAATGCCCGAAGCTCCCTCCCCGCTGAGACTGAGGAATCGGGGAAGAAGGGAGAGTCACATGCCGTCCGCCTTGTCGAGAGAAACCTGCTTTCAAACTCCTCGAGCTCGATTGATCAGAGCTCGGATGACTGTTCAGTTGGTAGCAGGTGGCCCAATAATGGCCGTTTCGACCACAATACTCACAGAACGGGCGTCCCCGAGGTTTGTTCTCTCCTCTACTGGAATTAGGGTTAAAACCCCCAAAATCGTTCCCGATTTTTGCTGCAAACCCTAGGGCTTCTGAATTCAATTCCCTTCCTAGCATAATCTGACGTTGAACTTCGTCGTGGGCAGCCATTGAGTGTGCTTTGTTCACATTCGGCAAAGGATCCATACTGAGGATTTGCGAGCGGATTGTGGAATATTCGGGATTAAGCCCGATGAGGAATTGATGCAGCTTTTCCTTCTCCTTGTGCGCTGCAATCTGGAGTCCAGCGTTGCAAGTGCAGGCCGGTAAGTCTAGGTATAATTCCAACTCATCCCAGAGGCCTTTCAATTTCGAGTAATACTCGGAGACCGATCTCTTGTCTTGTCTGAGCAAGCATATGGCAGTCTTCAATTGATGTATTCTGGTCTCATTGCCGTGAGAAAATCGCTCCTTTAGATCATCCCATAACGTTTTTGTGTTTCTTGCTCCTGCAACTGAGTTCTGCAGTTCTTCATCTCGGACTAGCATTGAATTACAAGTTATCCATTGGTCATGATAAAGCTCCCCTTCTGCTGGTTGTGCCACTTTACCTTCAATGAAACTTAGCTTATTCTTAGCCTGCAGTGTTGTTTGCATTGCCTGCGACCAAGTGTTGTAATTCTTACCGTTGAGTTTGCAGGAAATCAGTTGAGTGCCAGACCCATTGGAAGGGGTGAAGACGTAGGAGAGTGGCATGCTTCCAGCTGAGGTGTTCTGATCTGTAGATTTAGCCATGACAGTTACTCAGAAAAACAGAAGAATGAGGGGGTGGATTTGCAGGACAGAGAACAGAGGAGAGAAGGGTGACGCTCAGTAGGATCACTGGCAGATGAAGCTCGGCCAAAATCTGGCCGGCGATGAGATGAGGCGGGTGGCCCTCAGAACcaccgctctgataccatgtaaagaACGAGATTGTCTAGAGCGTGATTGAGCAGAAGAAGCTTATTGCATTCACTCATTATTCTGGTATGTATACAGTAGAGTCCAAAGCAAAATAGGAAAGCATCATCTATGGCTAAACTAGTGTATGCTAAGTAtggaatataaaaatatgtacaTAAAATACAATGGAAAATAAATCTTTCCATAATAAGATCAACTACTGCTGCTGATGAGCTCAATCGGCACTCCATAATCTTCACATCTTCTCAGCAAACTCCCAATCCACTTATCAGTTGTAACCTACAACTTGGGAGCAAAAGAGAGGCAATTTGAACAATTAACTAAGGTTTCCCCCGACTTCTTCATCATCCTCTTTGCTGCTCGCCTGAAGAAGCCTGATCCATTTACGAGACACCGCTGCTAGTAGTTGACGCTGCCTTTTGAGACACACGCCTCTGAAGAGGTACGCTATGCATGTCATGGAAACAAAGGATCATTACCAGAGCAATGGAGCCAACGAACATAGGGATGGGGCCGAAGAACCACAGCAACAGACAAATGGCAAAGTAGAGCGCCCGAAGACCGACACTCCAATACTCCCCTCCTCGCACAACCACTCCCTTCGTGTAGTTGACCTTGTCCTGGCTACTATTTGATGTGGTCACAAGGAAGTTCACATGCACGAACTGCCTGGCAGACTCAAGGAAGCACGAGAACGCAAGCACGAAGCAGATGAGAAGGCAGAGCAGTTTGACCTGCACAGTCGATGCACCGTTGTTGCCATAGACCAAGCCCTCTATTGGGTTTTCGGAGGAGTTTGCCAGCCATGCTCCCAGCAGAGAGCACAGAGTTAGGCAAACTGATGACAGGAAAGTCGCAACTGTTATGTTAGATGCGACAACATTCGACCCGACTGTTCTTGAACTAAGTGGCACCTGCAAAATTGGCCCCTTCCAAGACTTTATCGAGCATTTTAAAAGATGCAGCCAGATAATTCCCCCGCGATCGATCATGATGTCGATTAAAAGCGAACATAATGTATCAGACTAGTTCATAACAAGCACCCGCCaactaaaataagaaaatggaGATAGACCGCTCATTGCAGGCAGAATTTACTAATAGAAGATattaatttacatttttatttacttttatgaaatttaatatttgtGCCACTGCATAACCATACATTATGGACATGGTTTTTTATTAACACAGTTCGTattacaataaatataaataattttagctCTAGGttataatacatataaatgAAATCTCCATTCAAATTTTAGGTCCCTCTCTAACTGCATATATTGATGTGGATGTGGGATAACGTGGTCCTATTTCCGGGGTAGCATTCACAAGTACCCTCAAGATTATGCCATACCACAATCAACAAACACATTTTTCTTAGCTCGTTCATACACAAAAGCTAAACTCGGACGGCCCGGTTGTTGAGCAACCGACACAAACTAGAAATTCATGGGCCAATATTTGCACTACGAGTCGCCAGCCGTACTTCATCAATGAGCTGTCAGTGTTTGAACTCATTGATGACGATCCTGACCGACTTTCTACAGTAATAAGAAGAGGAAGGGAAGGAAGAAGCATGGTAGATGCATGGTTTTCCGCTCAATAGTTACCTGCAATATGCTGTCAACCCACGCCATCCTATCCTCATTCTCCATGCCCAACACTGTTGTTTTAGGGAAGTGGCGGTATCTACGGAGAAAGTAAAGCTGATAAGCTAACATGATGGCGAATCCAATCGGGACCAAAACATAATCGAGTTGGTCCTCGGAGAAACCCATGATTCTGGTCTTCTATAAGGCGCTTTTGCGAGGAGAATGTTTTTGGGTTGTGAAAAAGCAAAGAAATCGCcccatataaatttttttctacaTATTGATGACTTGAAGAGCAAggtgaggaagaagaagaagacggaTTTTCTGATTCAGGAATTGTTGGAGGGACCATTGACTAGCAGTTGATCCAGTTGCATattgtttttttccccccttatgtatatatttgacTTATTGAAGATatgcaattaattaaatgtaaCTTGCAATATAAGATATAGATTACATGTGATGCACACGTATTATAGTACAACATATAGATTATTTCCGTAAGCAATAGCTATATAAGCTCAATCATATACGACAGCGAAATTGCTTAGGCACTACCCAGATTGATATGGTATATCATATTGTTTACATGCTTTTTTCACATCGAGCAGTAATTACGGAGCTCGCGGTACACATGTCAAGAAAGATAGGCTCCATGAATGACATTGAGTTTCCATGACTGATTCAACTGAGCAAACAAAAGCCTAAGTACAGGAAGGCAGCCCAGGATCCAATTCGCGGAGAACTGACCCAACGACTCGCAGCATTACCCATTTTGGACAGCTGTGGTCGGATTGGCTGATTGAAGAAGAATGTTTTAGAGCGTTTCCTAGTGGGGCAGATCAAACATGGCAATAGCGAGAAGGTTGGCGAGTTAGCTCACACACGGAGGTCTTCCGATTCTTTCCTCAGTGAAGCCAATCGCAAATTTGGACATGGACTCAGCTAACATCTCTACATGACAGCCAAGGATTGTTTCCTTGGTAAGGCTAATCACACATGAGAATAGCCAAAGGTATATGACTGTTACCTCCGCAAGGAAATTATTCTGATTTCTTTCTTAGGCAAGCTAGGCGTGTGTACTAAGGCAAGAGGCGTCCAAGGAAGAAGAATGGTTGATTGGGAAGTTATCTCATGTGCAGGAAATATCTTTGGTGCTTAATTAGAAAGAGACAAGTTGCCACATgcaaagttatatatatatttcaagagAATGTCCATAGAAATGGAAGATTGCTTGGGTGCTTCTCTGGACGTGCATGGAGAGTGAATTTACTTTCCTTATGTTGTCTTTATATTTAGGAATAATGGAGAATATTAGGATAATCTATATTTAGTATATTGCTCtttttattagaataatttgCCGATCTTGGTATCTTGTTCATTACTCTGGGTTGAGCCTATATATATCGGATTGGAAGAACATTGTACTTTCTCCCCGCAACAACGCAACACAACATATGCTCATTTAGTCTATCTTTACGTTTCTCTATcatttactttttcatactttcaATACCGCACCGTACTTCGATATCTATTCTTCCTACACTGCACCTTAAATATCTACTTTATCTGCACCGCACTTCAATATCTATCTTTCATGCACGTTTACCTACCATGCACTTCTAATTCCTACACAACGCCGATCATCCGGTATCTCAATATCTATCTTTCATGCACATTTACCTACCATGCACTTCTAATTCCTACACAACGCCAATCATCCGGTATCTACCCTTTCTACCCATTTCGAGCTTCCAGGCTAAGAATGGTCTCCATCGAGTCAAGGGTTCCGACCTAAGACTCTTTCTTTTCGGCTAACTTGTAGTCAAGACTCGCCAAATAGGAACTTCCGGTGACCGTGGTCCTATTCTTCTGCTATTGGCTTTAGGGCTGTGACTTCACCTTTCGGCTGCCTCTAGCTGAGACCTGTATACAAGGAGGCATTCCTCGAGTTACGGTTTCTTAGCCGAAGTTCATCCATTTCATCTGCCCCAGCCAAGACACATCCTTCATGGGCCTTCTCTAGGCCGCGACCCTCATCCTCTTAGACCGGCTTCTTAGCCGTCTCGACACCGCATAGACCGGCTTCCTAGCCGTCTCATATAAATATTGGGCTAAACATCCCACGCACGTTTGGGAGAACTTAAACGGCTTAACCCTTGAAGCCGTGACATTGTATGCAACACCTCTACAACCTCCCGATTGACATCATCACACTTCTACAATCGAAAACTTAGTCGCCAACTAATCCTGTGGATCCCAAGTGCCATGGTGCGACACTTTAGCTCGGTGAGGACGGCCAACGATTTCGCCCTCACTCATACATTGGAATTGCACTCTGGCACGCCTTACAACCTAAACGCCACACAACAGCCGAAGAGTGGATCGCGAATTTAAAGGGAAACACGTATGTCAAAAGATTAGAATGGAAAGTCACATCACTTTCGACAAGTGCTAAACAATTCTTCGACCCAAATTGGAAATTAAATATTGGGCCCTATGCCCACAACATCAGCATAATCGCTAAACCCTCAACCAACTTTCCATGGTTTTTAAGGTCAGAAAATTCTATGGTATCCGCAAAGTCTGATATTTCCAATCTAGTTCCAATCTAGTGACTGACGATAGAAAAGTTGGGGATCATGGGCCCCTACTAGATAGACGGTAAGGTAGGTCGGTCGGAGTATGACTAGAACCCCCTTATTTCCAGAAAAGATGAGAATCATATGGATTATATCATTATCGAGAGTATAAAACCTTTTTATAGCAGTCCATGGAAATTAAGACatttctttaaaatataattacaaaatgtaGATGTAATGGCGTTAGACTCATTCCaaacttaaaaattcaaactgTTAAGTGGTAAAACATAAATTTTACATATGTTCAAttagcttcttttttttttttgtttaattcaCTTTACTTCTTAACAATATTATATCTATGCAGCTATCGATATCGATCGGTCATCATGCAATAGAATCCAGCTACTTTGATTGCGTCACTGCTAGCCCATTTGAATGGCTGTTGTGCATATTCTATATTTCGATCAATAATTAAATAGATGTATTATTGAGGAGGCCCACTTCCCCCATAAGTTTTATAGGCTGAAATTTGTTTTCGTTTCTCCTGCCAGCTGTAATCCTCTTCTTTAAGATTGAGTCCCCGAATGGCCAACATATATAGCAACcactattaaaaataattacacAAAAATATGAAGATAGAAGAATGGAACTATTGGCACATCGTTTGTTTGGCTCCTCATTAGTCATTTTCCAACGCGGATCGTGTCCTTAATATGTTAGACACCAGTTAACATATGTTGTTGAGTTATATTGTGAGTTGACATTATATTAATTCCttatttttagttataaataagatatatgggtctaatacaataaaaatagaaattctaattaCTAATGAAGAGCACCGATAGTCCCACAATAATTATCAAATCTGAAATATCTTGATTACTAGACAAAGGCATACGCTACACCCTCttttttattccatttttctttagTGGAATCTGCACCATCAGAATATAACAAACGCACTGTTGTTCTTATcagtaataaaaaataacgTCATGTATCACAACATGTTAACTTAGTTTTATCTCAACGTTGATTTTTTTAGGTATTCTAACGTTAATGGttcaatttcaaatatatcccgCCGTAAAAGTTCCGTCTATTTTTTTACGAAAATGCTGACGTGGTGCGTTAATTGCTTGACGGAGCTGAAGTGGAGAGTGTGTGGGTCTCGATATAAGGGAAAAATTACACCATCTATCGAaacatttttgttgtttctcaattttatcctacATTTTGATACTTTCTTAATTTAATCtgaatattttgataatttctttgttttatCACAATCTTTTACTGGTTTCTCAATATTATCCCAACAAgttatgataaatttgagaaattatgaaaagattgggataaaattgaaaaaaaaaattggcataaaattgataaaatattaaaatgttaGGATACGTGGTATTATTTTTCCCTTGTATTTAGACCACACACACTCCATATCAGCACCGTCAAGCAATTAACGCATCACGTTAGCATTTCcattaaaaatagaaagaatatTTACGgcaagatagatttgacattAAACTATTTAAATTAGGATATCTTAGAAAAAATCGACAttgaaataaaactaaaataacATTGGAATACACAGTGCAATTTTTCCTATAAGCAAGCACATAAGAAAAGGATAAGACGATTACCTGAGCATAGATTCTTTAAATTTGGTAAGGTATTTTTGCAAAATCTCCTgcatatcttttttatttaaggatccaaaaaagtatgaatttttatatttttttaattttgacatcaaatttattttttggcaaaaaatacaaatattaatttttcttgtcACGTTAAACATCTGTGtcatttttcattcattttgcTAACGTGGCAAAGTGCTTACTTGGCAAATGGTGTCACGCCATGTCaacaagaataataaaaaaatttaaaaaagaaaaagaagagaaaggtTTTGATTGGAGAAAGGATGGAGGCCCCGGCAATCCATCGCCCACCGCTAGCCATCGCCCCCGATTGGCTTTGATCGAAAAAGGGGTCGGGACCGAATAAAAAGTTGGGATAAGATATAAAGGAGACTAAAAACTCCCCATATGAAATTGAATCCTTGCGCACTAgataaaatttattcaaaaaacTCAACTTATCATTAAGCACATCCTTTTGGTTTAAGCTGGTTCTTAATTAGTTTTAGTACGTACCCAAAACCTGGCCATAGATTCTTACAGGTTCCACGATATAGCTTATAGCCGTGCACACCTTACAACTTACAAGGTTTGGAACACCAAAGtggaaaaaattttaaaataaaaaaaatattttcaaaagaaagCTTTCAAAAAATTTGTCTTTGGCTGAAAATCCTTTCAGTCTTATCCGTGTCCACTTAAAATGAACTAATCAACATGGATTAATTCGAATGGATCATAAATAAGATCTCGAGTTCGAATTCTataaactaaaaaattattaattttaaaaaaacttaaacTTTACTTTCTTTCCCAAAATATAACCAAAATCAAAAGTATTTGGAAATTAAAGCCTATACTTTCAAAATTGTCTTGTTTTAGCCAATTGTATATTTTCCATtaagtttttccatttttcatatgtttttccattaatttcgtttaaaaattaaaaataaaatgatattagaaaaatataatcagaaaaagaaaaataacgaAGAGAGCAAGCAGAGGCCAGTGGGAGCACGATGCTGAGGACACCACAACTTTACTTAAGCAGTGGTGATTGACTTCAAACCTGACGCCGCTAAAAATTTATCCTCCTCTCATAGTAAATTACCAAGCACCAACATGGCGACAGGCAAGAGACCCGCACCACTGTTCCTAGCTCCTCTTAAAGtatcttcatttttatttattttttattttcaattttctcaatt is a genomic window containing:
- the LOC116202868 gene encoding uncharacterized protein LOC116202868 isoform X1, with translation MGFSEDQLDYVLVPIGFAIMLAYQLYFLRRYRHFPKTTVLGMENEDRMAWVDSILQSWKGPILQVPLSSRTVGSNVVASNITVATFLSSVCLTLCSLLGAWLANSSENPIEGLVYGNNGASTVQVKLLCLLICFVLAFSCFLESARQFVHVNFLVTTSNSSQDKVNYTKGVVVRGGEYWSVGLRALYFAICLLLWFFGPIPMFVGSIALVMILCFHDMHSVPLQRRVSQKAASTTSSGVS
- the LOC116202868 gene encoding uncharacterized protein LOC116202868 isoform X2, whose product is MGFSEDQLDYVLVPIGFAIMLAYQLYFLRRYRHFPKTTVLGMENEDRMAWVDSILQVPLSSRTVGSNVVASNITVATFLSSVCLTLCSLLGAWLANSSENPIEGLVYGNNGASTVQVKLLCLLICFVLAFSCFLESARQFVHVNFLVTTSNSSQDKVNYTKGVVVRGGEYWSVGLRALYFAICLLLWFFGPIPMFVGSIALVMILCFHDMHSVPLQRRVSQKAASTTSSGVS
- the LOC116203060 gene encoding uncharacterized protein LOC116203060 is translated as MGFSKDNLDLVLSPVGLIVMFAYQLYCLYKYHRFPKTTVLGMENEGKKAWVESILQLQLSQRATGSTVIASNITAATFLSSVCLTLCSLLGAWLSNSSGNPFRGIWIYGNMSTSATEIKLLCLLTCFLLAFSCFLESMRQFVLASFLLTTSDSCQDAIDYAKAVVVRGGEYWFVGHRTLYFAVNLLLWFFGPIPMFAGSIILVMVLYFHDTYCVRRQRCPHEKIGPNTNTGVSG